In Oncorhynchus nerka isolate Pitt River linkage group LG21, Oner_Uvic_2.0, whole genome shotgun sequence, the following are encoded in one genomic region:
- the LOC115104128 gene encoding signal transducer and activator of transcription 3-like isoform X1: MAQWNQLQQLETRYLEQLYHLYSDSFPMELRQFLAPWIESQDWAYAANKESHATLVFHNLLGEIDQQYSRFLQENNVLYQHNLRRIKQHLQSKYLEKPMEIARIVARCLWEEQRLLQTATTAAQDGTASHPSGTVVTEKQQILEHNLQDIRKRVQDMEQKMKMLENLQDDFDFNYKTLKSQGDNPPNSSPICSELTQDMNGNSQAAATRQKMSQLEQMLSALDQLRRQIVTEMAGLLSAMDFVQKNLTDDELADWKRRQQIACIGGPPNICLDRLETWITSLAESQLQIRQQIKKLEELQQKVSYKGDPIIQHRPALEEKIVDLFRNLMKSAFVVERQPCMPMHPDRPLVIKTGVQFTNKVRLLVKFPELNYQLKIKVIIDKESGDVAAIRGSRKFNILGTNTKVMNMEESNNGSLSAEFKHLTLREQRCGNGGRTNSDASLIVTEELHLITFETEVYHQGLKIDLETHSLPVVVISNICQMPNAWASILWYNMLTNHPKNVNFFTKPPVGTWDQVAEVLSWQFSSTTKRGLTIEQLTTLAEKLLGPCVNYSGCQITWAKFCKENMVGKGFSFWVWLDNIIDLVKKYILALWNEGYILGFISKERERAILSPKPPGTFLLRFSESSKEGGITFTWVEKDISGKTQIQSVEPYTKQQLNSMSFAEIIMGYKIMDATNILVSPLVYLFPEIPKEDAFGKYCRPEAAPEAELGDPCSTIQPYLKTKFICVTPCPSVFMDFPDSELLGNGIFPGTNSGNTSDLFPMSPRTLDSLMHNEAEANPGPLALLLSVFPDSLTLDMELSSDVASPM; this comes from the exons ATGGCCCAGTGGAACCAGTTGCAGCAGCTGGAGACCAGGTACCTGGAGCAGCTGTACCACCTGTACAGCGACAGCTTCCCCATGGAGCTCCGGCAGTTCCTCGCCCCCTGGATCGAAAGCCAGGACTG GGCGTACGCAGCGAACAAGGAGTCCCACGCCACGCTGGTGTTCCACAACCTGCTGGGGGAGATTGACCAGCAGTACAGCCGCTTCCTGCAGGAGAACAACGTGCTCTACCAGCACAACCTACGGCGCATTAAGCAGCACCTGCAGTCCAAGTACTTGGAGAAACCCATGGAGATCGCCCGCATTGTAGCCCGCTGCCTCTGGGAAGAGCAGAGGCTGCTGCAGACCGCCACCACCGCCGCACAGGACGGAACGGCGTCTCACCCGTCTGGCACTGTGGTGACGGAGAAACAACAGATCCTGGAGCACAACCTGCAGGACATCAGGAAGAGGGTGCAG GATATGGAACAAAAGATGAAGATGCTTGAGAATCTCCAGGATGATTTTGACTTCAACTACAAGACCCTTAAAAGTCAGGGTG ATAACCCACCCAACTCCTCTCCTATTTGCTCAGAGTTGACCCAGGACATGAATGGGAACAGCCAGGCGGCAGCCACCCGACAGAAGATGTCTCAGCTGGAACAGATGCTGAGTGCTCTGGACCAGCTCAGGAGG CAAATCGTGACTGAGATGGCAGGGCTGCTGTCAGCCATGGACTTTGTCCAGAAGAACCTGACAGATGACGAGCTGGCTGACTGGAAGAGGAGGCAGCAGATTGCCTGCATCGGAGGACCACCCAACATTTGCCTGGACCGCTTGGAGACATG GATTACTTCCCTGGCTGAGTCTCAGCTGCAGATCCGCCAGCAGATCAAGAAGCTGGAAGAGCTCCAGCAGAAGGTGTCCTATAAGGGAGACCCCATCATCCAGCACCGGCCCGCTCTGGAGGAGAAGATAGTGGACTTGTTCAGGAACCTCATGAAGAG TGCGTTCGTGGTGGAGAGGCAGCCTTGTATGCCCATGCATCCAGACAGACCACTGGTCATCAAGACAGGTGTGCAGTTCACCAACAAAGTCAG ATTACTGGTGAAGTTTCCAGAATTGAATTACCAGCTGAAGATCAAAGTTATTATTGACAA GGAATCTGGGGACGTGGCTGCCATTCGAGG GTCTCGAAAGTTCAACATCCTAGGTACCAACACCAAGGTCATGAACATGGAGGAGTCCAACAATGGCAGTCTGTCAGCAGAGTTCAAACACCTG ACCCTGAGGGAACAGAGGTGTGGCAATGGTGGCAGGACCAACAGTGAT GCCTCCCTGATCGTTACAGAGGAGCTCCACCTCATCACCTTTGAAACAGAGGTCTACCACCAGGGCTTGAAGATTGACCTGGAG ACCCATTCTCTACCAGTGGTGGTCATCTCCAACATCTGCCAGATGCCCAACGCCTGGGCCTCCATCCTGTGGTACAACATGCTGACcaaccaccccaag AATGTGAACTTCTTCACCAAGCCTCCGGTGGGGACGTGGGATCAGGTAGCGGAGGTGCTGAGCTGGCAGTTCTCCTCCACCACTAAGAGAGGCCTGACCATCGAGCAGCTCACCACCCTGGCTGAGAAACTACTAG GGCCGTGTGTGAACTACTCTGGATGCCAGATCACCTGGGCCAAGTTCTGCAAA GAGAACATGGTGGGTAAAGGCTTCTCTTTCTGGGTATGGCTGGACAACATCATTGACCTGGTCAAGAAGTACATCCTGGCTTTATGGAATGAAGG GTATATTCTGGGTTTCATcagtaaggagagggagagggccatCCTGAGCCCTAAGCCTCCTGGTACCTTCCTGCTGCGCTTCAGTGAGAGCAGTAAGGAGGGAGGCATCACCTTCACCTGGGTGGAGAAGGACATCAGTG ggaAGACTCAGATCCAGTCGGTGGAACCTTACACCAAGCAGCAGCTCAACAGCATGTCCTTTGCGGAGATCATTATGGGATACAAGATCATGGACGCCACCAACATCCTGGTGTCTCCGCTGGTCTACCTCTTCCCAGAGATCCCCAAGGAGGACGCCTTCGGGAAGTACTGCCGACCGGAAGCTGCTCCAGAGGCTGAGCTCGGAGACCCGTGTAGTA CCATTCAACCATACTTAAAGACAAAGTTCATCTGTGTAACCCC GTGCCCTTCCGTGTTCATGGACTTTCCGGACAGCGAGCTGCTTGGGAACGGGATATTCCCTGG CACCAACTCTGGTAACACCAGTGATCTGTTTCCCATGTCCCCTCGCACCCTGGACTCTCTGATGCACAACGAGGCTGAGGCCAACCCTGGCCCGCTGG CCCTCTTGCTTTCTGTCTTCCCAGACTCCCTCACTCTGGACATGGAGTTGAGCTCTGACGTGGCGTCACCCATGTGA
- the LOC115104128 gene encoding signal transducer and activator of transcription 3-like isoform X4 produces the protein MAQWNQLQQLETRYLEQLYHLYSDSFPMELRQFLAPWIESQDWAYAANKESHATLVFHNLLGEIDQQYSRFLQENNVLYQHNLRRIKQHLQSKYLEKPMEIARIVARCLWEEQRLLQTATTAAQDGTASHPSGTVVTEKQQILEHNLQDIRKRVQDMEQKMKMLENLQDDFDFNYKTLKSQGELTQDMNGNSQAAATRQKMSQLEQMLSALDQLRRQIVTEMAGLLSAMDFVQKNLTDDELADWKRRQQIACIGGPPNICLDRLETWITSLAESQLQIRQQIKKLEELQQKVSYKGDPIIQHRPALEEKIVDLFRNLMKSAFVVERQPCMPMHPDRPLVIKTGVQFTNKVRLLVKFPELNYQLKIKVIIDKESGDVAAIRGSRKFNILGTNTKVMNMEESNNGSLSAEFKHLTLREQRCGNGGRTNSDASLIVTEELHLITFETEVYHQGLKIDLETHSLPVVVISNICQMPNAWASILWYNMLTNHPKNVNFFTKPPVGTWDQVAEVLSWQFSSTTKRGLTIEQLTTLAEKLLGPCVNYSGCQITWAKFCKENMVGKGFSFWVWLDNIIDLVKKYILALWNEGYILGFISKERERAILSPKPPGTFLLRFSESSKEGGITFTWVEKDISGKTQIQSVEPYTKQQLNSMSFAEIIMGYKIMDATNILVSPLVYLFPEIPKEDAFGKYCRPEAAPEAELGDPCSTIQPYLKTKFICVTPCPSVFMDFPDSELLGNGIFPGTNSGNTSDLFPMSPRTLDSLMHNEAEANPGPLDSLTLDMELSSDVASPM, from the exons ATGGCCCAGTGGAACCAGTTGCAGCAGCTGGAGACCAGGTACCTGGAGCAGCTGTACCACCTGTACAGCGACAGCTTCCCCATGGAGCTCCGGCAGTTCCTCGCCCCCTGGATCGAAAGCCAGGACTG GGCGTACGCAGCGAACAAGGAGTCCCACGCCACGCTGGTGTTCCACAACCTGCTGGGGGAGATTGACCAGCAGTACAGCCGCTTCCTGCAGGAGAACAACGTGCTCTACCAGCACAACCTACGGCGCATTAAGCAGCACCTGCAGTCCAAGTACTTGGAGAAACCCATGGAGATCGCCCGCATTGTAGCCCGCTGCCTCTGGGAAGAGCAGAGGCTGCTGCAGACCGCCACCACCGCCGCACAGGACGGAACGGCGTCTCACCCGTCTGGCACTGTGGTGACGGAGAAACAACAGATCCTGGAGCACAACCTGCAGGACATCAGGAAGAGGGTGCAG GATATGGAACAAAAGATGAAGATGCTTGAGAATCTCCAGGATGATTTTGACTTCAACTACAAGACCCTTAAAAGTCAGGGTG AGTTGACCCAGGACATGAATGGGAACAGCCAGGCGGCAGCCACCCGACAGAAGATGTCTCAGCTGGAACAGATGCTGAGTGCTCTGGACCAGCTCAGGAGG CAAATCGTGACTGAGATGGCAGGGCTGCTGTCAGCCATGGACTTTGTCCAGAAGAACCTGACAGATGACGAGCTGGCTGACTGGAAGAGGAGGCAGCAGATTGCCTGCATCGGAGGACCACCCAACATTTGCCTGGACCGCTTGGAGACATG GATTACTTCCCTGGCTGAGTCTCAGCTGCAGATCCGCCAGCAGATCAAGAAGCTGGAAGAGCTCCAGCAGAAGGTGTCCTATAAGGGAGACCCCATCATCCAGCACCGGCCCGCTCTGGAGGAGAAGATAGTGGACTTGTTCAGGAACCTCATGAAGAG TGCGTTCGTGGTGGAGAGGCAGCCTTGTATGCCCATGCATCCAGACAGACCACTGGTCATCAAGACAGGTGTGCAGTTCACCAACAAAGTCAG ATTACTGGTGAAGTTTCCAGAATTGAATTACCAGCTGAAGATCAAAGTTATTATTGACAA GGAATCTGGGGACGTGGCTGCCATTCGAGG GTCTCGAAAGTTCAACATCCTAGGTACCAACACCAAGGTCATGAACATGGAGGAGTCCAACAATGGCAGTCTGTCAGCAGAGTTCAAACACCTG ACCCTGAGGGAACAGAGGTGTGGCAATGGTGGCAGGACCAACAGTGAT GCCTCCCTGATCGTTACAGAGGAGCTCCACCTCATCACCTTTGAAACAGAGGTCTACCACCAGGGCTTGAAGATTGACCTGGAG ACCCATTCTCTACCAGTGGTGGTCATCTCCAACATCTGCCAGATGCCCAACGCCTGGGCCTCCATCCTGTGGTACAACATGCTGACcaaccaccccaag AATGTGAACTTCTTCACCAAGCCTCCGGTGGGGACGTGGGATCAGGTAGCGGAGGTGCTGAGCTGGCAGTTCTCCTCCACCACTAAGAGAGGCCTGACCATCGAGCAGCTCACCACCCTGGCTGAGAAACTACTAG GGCCGTGTGTGAACTACTCTGGATGCCAGATCACCTGGGCCAAGTTCTGCAAA GAGAACATGGTGGGTAAAGGCTTCTCTTTCTGGGTATGGCTGGACAACATCATTGACCTGGTCAAGAAGTACATCCTGGCTTTATGGAATGAAGG GTATATTCTGGGTTTCATcagtaaggagagggagagggccatCCTGAGCCCTAAGCCTCCTGGTACCTTCCTGCTGCGCTTCAGTGAGAGCAGTAAGGAGGGAGGCATCACCTTCACCTGGGTGGAGAAGGACATCAGTG ggaAGACTCAGATCCAGTCGGTGGAACCTTACACCAAGCAGCAGCTCAACAGCATGTCCTTTGCGGAGATCATTATGGGATACAAGATCATGGACGCCACCAACATCCTGGTGTCTCCGCTGGTCTACCTCTTCCCAGAGATCCCCAAGGAGGACGCCTTCGGGAAGTACTGCCGACCGGAAGCTGCTCCAGAGGCTGAGCTCGGAGACCCGTGTAGTA CCATTCAACCATACTTAAAGACAAAGTTCATCTGTGTAACCCC GTGCCCTTCCGTGTTCATGGACTTTCCGGACAGCGAGCTGCTTGGGAACGGGATATTCCCTGG CACCAACTCTGGTAACACCAGTGATCTGTTTCCCATGTCCCCTCGCACCCTGGACTCTCTGATGCACAACGAGGCTGAGGCCAACCCTGGCCCGCTGG ACTCCCTCACTCTGGACATGGAGTTGAGCTCTGACGTGGCGTCACCCATGTGA
- the LOC115104128 gene encoding signal transducer and activator of transcription 3-like isoform X6, which produces MAQWNQLQQLETRYLEQLYHLYSDSFPMELRQFLAPWIESQDWAYAANKESHATLVFHNLLGEIDQQYSRFLQENNVLYQHNLRRIKQHLQSKYLEKPMEIARIVARCLWEEQRLLQTATTAAQDGTASHPSGTVVTEKQQILEHNLQDIRKRVQDMEQKMKMLENLQDDFDFNYKTLKSQGDNPPNSSPICSELTQDMNGNSQAAATRQKMSQLEQMLSALDQLRRQIVTEMAGLLSAMDFVQKNLTDDELADWKRRQQIACIGGPPNICLDRLETWITSLAESQLQIRQQIKKLEELQQKVSYKGDPIIQHRPALEEKIVDLFRNLMKSAFVVERQPCMPMHPDRPLVIKTGVQFTNKVRLLVKFPELNYQLKIKVIIDKESGDVAAIRGSRKFNILGTNTKVMNMEESNNGSLSAEFKHLTLREQRCGNGGRTNSDASLIVTEELHLITFETEVYHQGLKIDLETHSLPVVVISNICQMPNAWASILWYNMLTNHPKNVNFFTKPPVGTWDQVAEVLSWQFSSTTKRGLTIEQLTTLAEKLLGPCVNYSGCQITWAKFCKENMVGKGFSFWVWLDNIIDLVKKYILALWNEGYILGFISKERERAILSPKPPGTFLLRFSESSKEGGITFTWVEKDISGKTQIQSVEPYTKQQLNSMSFAEIIMGYKIMDATNILVSPLVYLFPEIPKEDAFGKYCRPEAAPEAELGDPCSTIQPYLKTKFICVTPTNSGNTSDLFPMSPRTLDSLMHNEAEANPGPLDSLTLDMELSSDVASPM; this is translated from the exons ATGGCCCAGTGGAACCAGTTGCAGCAGCTGGAGACCAGGTACCTGGAGCAGCTGTACCACCTGTACAGCGACAGCTTCCCCATGGAGCTCCGGCAGTTCCTCGCCCCCTGGATCGAAAGCCAGGACTG GGCGTACGCAGCGAACAAGGAGTCCCACGCCACGCTGGTGTTCCACAACCTGCTGGGGGAGATTGACCAGCAGTACAGCCGCTTCCTGCAGGAGAACAACGTGCTCTACCAGCACAACCTACGGCGCATTAAGCAGCACCTGCAGTCCAAGTACTTGGAGAAACCCATGGAGATCGCCCGCATTGTAGCCCGCTGCCTCTGGGAAGAGCAGAGGCTGCTGCAGACCGCCACCACCGCCGCACAGGACGGAACGGCGTCTCACCCGTCTGGCACTGTGGTGACGGAGAAACAACAGATCCTGGAGCACAACCTGCAGGACATCAGGAAGAGGGTGCAG GATATGGAACAAAAGATGAAGATGCTTGAGAATCTCCAGGATGATTTTGACTTCAACTACAAGACCCTTAAAAGTCAGGGTG ATAACCCACCCAACTCCTCTCCTATTTGCTCAGAGTTGACCCAGGACATGAATGGGAACAGCCAGGCGGCAGCCACCCGACAGAAGATGTCTCAGCTGGAACAGATGCTGAGTGCTCTGGACCAGCTCAGGAGG CAAATCGTGACTGAGATGGCAGGGCTGCTGTCAGCCATGGACTTTGTCCAGAAGAACCTGACAGATGACGAGCTGGCTGACTGGAAGAGGAGGCAGCAGATTGCCTGCATCGGAGGACCACCCAACATTTGCCTGGACCGCTTGGAGACATG GATTACTTCCCTGGCTGAGTCTCAGCTGCAGATCCGCCAGCAGATCAAGAAGCTGGAAGAGCTCCAGCAGAAGGTGTCCTATAAGGGAGACCCCATCATCCAGCACCGGCCCGCTCTGGAGGAGAAGATAGTGGACTTGTTCAGGAACCTCATGAAGAG TGCGTTCGTGGTGGAGAGGCAGCCTTGTATGCCCATGCATCCAGACAGACCACTGGTCATCAAGACAGGTGTGCAGTTCACCAACAAAGTCAG ATTACTGGTGAAGTTTCCAGAATTGAATTACCAGCTGAAGATCAAAGTTATTATTGACAA GGAATCTGGGGACGTGGCTGCCATTCGAGG GTCTCGAAAGTTCAACATCCTAGGTACCAACACCAAGGTCATGAACATGGAGGAGTCCAACAATGGCAGTCTGTCAGCAGAGTTCAAACACCTG ACCCTGAGGGAACAGAGGTGTGGCAATGGTGGCAGGACCAACAGTGAT GCCTCCCTGATCGTTACAGAGGAGCTCCACCTCATCACCTTTGAAACAGAGGTCTACCACCAGGGCTTGAAGATTGACCTGGAG ACCCATTCTCTACCAGTGGTGGTCATCTCCAACATCTGCCAGATGCCCAACGCCTGGGCCTCCATCCTGTGGTACAACATGCTGACcaaccaccccaag AATGTGAACTTCTTCACCAAGCCTCCGGTGGGGACGTGGGATCAGGTAGCGGAGGTGCTGAGCTGGCAGTTCTCCTCCACCACTAAGAGAGGCCTGACCATCGAGCAGCTCACCACCCTGGCTGAGAAACTACTAG GGCCGTGTGTGAACTACTCTGGATGCCAGATCACCTGGGCCAAGTTCTGCAAA GAGAACATGGTGGGTAAAGGCTTCTCTTTCTGGGTATGGCTGGACAACATCATTGACCTGGTCAAGAAGTACATCCTGGCTTTATGGAATGAAGG GTATATTCTGGGTTTCATcagtaaggagagggagagggccatCCTGAGCCCTAAGCCTCCTGGTACCTTCCTGCTGCGCTTCAGTGAGAGCAGTAAGGAGGGAGGCATCACCTTCACCTGGGTGGAGAAGGACATCAGTG ggaAGACTCAGATCCAGTCGGTGGAACCTTACACCAAGCAGCAGCTCAACAGCATGTCCTTTGCGGAGATCATTATGGGATACAAGATCATGGACGCCACCAACATCCTGGTGTCTCCGCTGGTCTACCTCTTCCCAGAGATCCCCAAGGAGGACGCCTTCGGGAAGTACTGCCGACCGGAAGCTGCTCCAGAGGCTGAGCTCGGAGACCCGTGTAGTA CCATTCAACCATACTTAAAGACAAAGTTCATCTGTGTAACCCC CACCAACTCTGGTAACACCAGTGATCTGTTTCCCATGTCCCCTCGCACCCTGGACTCTCTGATGCACAACGAGGCTGAGGCCAACCCTGGCCCGCTGG ACTCCCTCACTCTGGACATGGAGTTGAGCTCTGACGTGGCGTCACCCATGTGA
- the LOC115104128 gene encoding signal transducer and activator of transcription 3-like isoform X7 yields the protein MAQWNQLQQLETRYLEQLYHLYSDSFPMELRQFLAPWIESQDWAYAANKESHATLVFHNLLGEIDQQYSRFLQENNVLYQHNLRRIKQHLQSKYLEKPMEIARIVARCLWEEQRLLQTATTAAQDGTASHPSGTVVTEKQQILEHNLQDIRKRVQDMEQKMKMLENLQDDFDFNYKTLKSQGELTQDMNGNSQAAATRQKMSQLEQMLSALDQLRRQIVTEMAGLLSAMDFVQKNLTDDELADWKRRQQIACIGGPPNICLDRLETWITSLAESQLQIRQQIKKLEELQQKVSYKGDPIIQHRPALEEKIVDLFRNLMKSAFVVERQPCMPMHPDRPLVIKTGVQFTNKVRLLVKFPELNYQLKIKVIIDKESGDVAAIRGSRKFNILGTNTKVMNMEESNNGSLSAEFKHLTLREQRCGNGGRTNSDASLIVTEELHLITFETEVYHQGLKIDLETHSLPVVVISNICQMPNAWASILWYNMLTNHPKNVNFFTKPPVGTWDQVAEVLSWQFSSTTKRGLTIEQLTTLAEKLLGPCVNYSGCQITWAKFCKENMVGKGFSFWVWLDNIIDLVKKYILALWNEGYILGFISKERERAILSPKPPGTFLLRFSESSKEGGITFTWVEKDISGKTQIQSVEPYTKQQLNSMSFAEIIMGYKIMDATNILVSPLVYLFPEIPKEDAFGKYCRPEAAPEAELGDPCSTIQPYLKTKFICVTPTNSGNTSDLFPMSPRTLDSLMHNEAEANPGPLDSLTLDMELSSDVASPM from the exons ATGGCCCAGTGGAACCAGTTGCAGCAGCTGGAGACCAGGTACCTGGAGCAGCTGTACCACCTGTACAGCGACAGCTTCCCCATGGAGCTCCGGCAGTTCCTCGCCCCCTGGATCGAAAGCCAGGACTG GGCGTACGCAGCGAACAAGGAGTCCCACGCCACGCTGGTGTTCCACAACCTGCTGGGGGAGATTGACCAGCAGTACAGCCGCTTCCTGCAGGAGAACAACGTGCTCTACCAGCACAACCTACGGCGCATTAAGCAGCACCTGCAGTCCAAGTACTTGGAGAAACCCATGGAGATCGCCCGCATTGTAGCCCGCTGCCTCTGGGAAGAGCAGAGGCTGCTGCAGACCGCCACCACCGCCGCACAGGACGGAACGGCGTCTCACCCGTCTGGCACTGTGGTGACGGAGAAACAACAGATCCTGGAGCACAACCTGCAGGACATCAGGAAGAGGGTGCAG GATATGGAACAAAAGATGAAGATGCTTGAGAATCTCCAGGATGATTTTGACTTCAACTACAAGACCCTTAAAAGTCAGGGTG AGTTGACCCAGGACATGAATGGGAACAGCCAGGCGGCAGCCACCCGACAGAAGATGTCTCAGCTGGAACAGATGCTGAGTGCTCTGGACCAGCTCAGGAGG CAAATCGTGACTGAGATGGCAGGGCTGCTGTCAGCCATGGACTTTGTCCAGAAGAACCTGACAGATGACGAGCTGGCTGACTGGAAGAGGAGGCAGCAGATTGCCTGCATCGGAGGACCACCCAACATTTGCCTGGACCGCTTGGAGACATG GATTACTTCCCTGGCTGAGTCTCAGCTGCAGATCCGCCAGCAGATCAAGAAGCTGGAAGAGCTCCAGCAGAAGGTGTCCTATAAGGGAGACCCCATCATCCAGCACCGGCCCGCTCTGGAGGAGAAGATAGTGGACTTGTTCAGGAACCTCATGAAGAG TGCGTTCGTGGTGGAGAGGCAGCCTTGTATGCCCATGCATCCAGACAGACCACTGGTCATCAAGACAGGTGTGCAGTTCACCAACAAAGTCAG ATTACTGGTGAAGTTTCCAGAATTGAATTACCAGCTGAAGATCAAAGTTATTATTGACAA GGAATCTGGGGACGTGGCTGCCATTCGAGG GTCTCGAAAGTTCAACATCCTAGGTACCAACACCAAGGTCATGAACATGGAGGAGTCCAACAATGGCAGTCTGTCAGCAGAGTTCAAACACCTG ACCCTGAGGGAACAGAGGTGTGGCAATGGTGGCAGGACCAACAGTGAT GCCTCCCTGATCGTTACAGAGGAGCTCCACCTCATCACCTTTGAAACAGAGGTCTACCACCAGGGCTTGAAGATTGACCTGGAG ACCCATTCTCTACCAGTGGTGGTCATCTCCAACATCTGCCAGATGCCCAACGCCTGGGCCTCCATCCTGTGGTACAACATGCTGACcaaccaccccaag AATGTGAACTTCTTCACCAAGCCTCCGGTGGGGACGTGGGATCAGGTAGCGGAGGTGCTGAGCTGGCAGTTCTCCTCCACCACTAAGAGAGGCCTGACCATCGAGCAGCTCACCACCCTGGCTGAGAAACTACTAG GGCCGTGTGTGAACTACTCTGGATGCCAGATCACCTGGGCCAAGTTCTGCAAA GAGAACATGGTGGGTAAAGGCTTCTCTTTCTGGGTATGGCTGGACAACATCATTGACCTGGTCAAGAAGTACATCCTGGCTTTATGGAATGAAGG GTATATTCTGGGTTTCATcagtaaggagagggagagggccatCCTGAGCCCTAAGCCTCCTGGTACCTTCCTGCTGCGCTTCAGTGAGAGCAGTAAGGAGGGAGGCATCACCTTCACCTGGGTGGAGAAGGACATCAGTG ggaAGACTCAGATCCAGTCGGTGGAACCTTACACCAAGCAGCAGCTCAACAGCATGTCCTTTGCGGAGATCATTATGGGATACAAGATCATGGACGCCACCAACATCCTGGTGTCTCCGCTGGTCTACCTCTTCCCAGAGATCCCCAAGGAGGACGCCTTCGGGAAGTACTGCCGACCGGAAGCTGCTCCAGAGGCTGAGCTCGGAGACCCGTGTAGTA CCATTCAACCATACTTAAAGACAAAGTTCATCTGTGTAACCCC CACCAACTCTGGTAACACCAGTGATCTGTTTCCCATGTCCCCTCGCACCCTGGACTCTCTGATGCACAACGAGGCTGAGGCCAACCCTGGCCCGCTGG ACTCCCTCACTCTGGACATGGAGTTGAGCTCTGACGTGGCGTCACCCATGTGA